Genomic window (Shewanella psychropiezotolerans):
AAGCATATCAAGTCGACGCAGTTGCCGATGGTTTGAGTGCGCTAAAAAAAATAAGAAGTAATCAGTACTCACTCATTCTAATGGATCTTTTTATGCCTAATTTAGATGGTATTAATACCACAAAGCAGATTAAGACCATCAATGGCGGAGAAGAAATCCCTGTTATTGCACTGACTGGAAACAAGAATAAAGAACTCATAAAAAAGTGGGCGGAGCAGGGATTGCAAGGCTATATTCTCAAACCTTCTTCTAAGCAAGAAATTTTGGAAGCCGTCAGTCGAACGGCAATCTAAACCTATAAACATAGGATATAGCCCATCGAGCCAATAATGTATGCTACCGATGGGCTAAGTTCACTTATTTAAGCGTATGTATGGTTCCGATGGCCTAAGTTCACCTATTTAATCTTACATAAACTTCGCTGTTCTTCATTGCCCATAGCTAGCATTTGCGGTGATATTTGCTGAGCTGCAGAAAACTTACCTTTACTCGTCCAGTCAAACCAGTTGATATCGATTAACGCTTGCGCAGTAGGCCCACCTAAAGTGTTACCCGGGCCAAGCACGATAATCTTATCAGGGGCAAATTCTTTCACCGCCACCTGCACAGCCTTGGAAAAATCATAGGGCTTAGTGACCTGTTCCCCTAAGGTGTACTCCCTCAGCTTCGAACAATCTGCGCCATAGGGAGTCCAAATTCTGCCTTCTCCATCGATCAGGGGAATCTGGGGCTTAGAAAACAGAAACTCCCCCAAAGAAGCGAAGCCTTTCTCTGACACTTGCTCTAACAAGGGAGAATGGAAAGCACCATGATTGTATAAACGCATAGGATAGCGTTCATCCACCTGGGGCAGCATCTCCTCGGCTCGTTTCAGCCCGGCTTCATTTCCCGCAAGCACCCGATAGCCTCCCAGGTAGATAGAGGTAAAAAGTTCACATCCCTCTTCAGCACAGATGGTCTCGATTGTCCTGTCGATAAGGGAAGATATTTCACTGTCGCGTCTCCACTGAGCATCTACCTCGGGATAGATGAGTTGGCCACCAATGAGGCCATCTTGCATCATTGACCCCATGGTATTGATCACATCGATGGCGGCATCGGCATCCAGAGCACCTGCGCAGGCCATGGCAATATACCAGCCCATGGAGTTACCGGTTACCGCAACTACCTCAAAGCGCTCGGTATCGATATCCATAAAGTCACATACAGAGCAGGCATAAATAAGGGCAGAGGCATTTTCTCCAGGCGTATGTTGTTTAAAGGAGTATTTAGCCGCGCCATCAATTTTAGCTATCCCCGTCTGTTTTAGCTCCTCTCGGTATTGATCTATAGCTGCAATAAACGCCTGCTTATCGGAATGAAAACGTTGCAGATATCCCAGTTCATCCTTGTTATAGCAACCCCGGCCAGGGGCAACGACGACGACTCTCTCTCTTGGTTTATTAATCACTTGGTCGGCCAGATCGTTTGCTGCCACTTGCTTTTCCATATTGATAGTCATGTTACAAGGCCTCTTTAAGCAACTGATGATTAAGCTCTCTACCAATCAAGGCCAGAGCCGCCTCGACTATGGTATCTCTGCTAGGTAGGGGTAAAGTTGCCGCATCAGCCAGTGGGATAAAGCAATCTTCGGCAGTCAATCTGGCCAGTGGTGGGCATTCATTGCCGAGTGCTTCATGGAAACCTGAGATTAACGCCTCACTGATGGAACCCGTTTTTCTACATTCATCGACAATCAGAATGTGATGACACCCTTTGGCGCTGTCGATAATAGCCTCAATATTCAGCGGCGCCAGCCAACGAATGTCGAGTACACGCACCTTAAGACCCGTTGCCGCTAACAACTTCTCCGCCTGACGACTCAGGTAGTAACCGTTGGCATAGCTGATGATACATAGGTCTCTCCCCTCACCATACTGAGCGATCTCACCTAACCCAAGTGGCTCAGTCTCTTGTTCCGGCAGATAGCGGCTGGACCAGAGGCCGTCATCTTTATTGTGCAGATCTTTGGTCATATACAGGGCGATAGGTTCGAGGAAGATCACCACCCTCTGCTCTTCTCGGGCTAAGCGAACGCACTCCCTCAGCATCTCGACCGCATCGTGGCCATTTGACGGACAGGCGATGATGAGTCCGGGGATATCCCTGAACACGGCGAAGGAGTTGTCGTTATGAAAATGCCCACCGAAGCCTTTCTGATAAGCCAGGCCCGCGATGCGGATCACCATAGGATTGGTAAATTGGCCATCGGAGAAGAAAGGCAAGGTCGCCGCCTCGCCTCTTATCTGATCTTCGGCATTGTGTACATAGGCCAAAAATTGGATCTCTGGGATTGGCAAGATACCGTTATGAGCCATGCCGATGGCGAGACCCAAGATAGAGGTTTCATCCAACAAGGTATTGATCACTCGATTAGGACTGAAGCGCTCAACCAGACGTGAAGTTACATGGTACACACCGCCTTTCTTACCCACATCCTCGCCGCACACCACAATATTGCTGTACCTGGCCATCAACTCTGTCAACGCCAAGTTGATCATCTTACCCATGTGCAATGGCTTAATTAGGGATTGTTTATCCGCCTTCAATAAGGTGCTTCTGCGCTCCAGGTCCAAGTAAGCTACAGGTTCTAGCCTACGTTTTGGCGGCACAATCGCCGCCATAGCCTGAGTCACGTCTCTGAGTTTTGGCTTTGTCACGACGATACGAGAAATGGCCTGAATACGCGCCTTGAGGCTGAGATAGAGAGAGACTATCTGCTCGCTATTCATCACTCCCGCTTCAATGAGTTGCTGAGCCGTGACCAATAAGGGATCTTGAGATTCATTATCGAAGATCTGCTGTTTCTTCATATAAGCTATCTCGGCATCACTGCCTGCATGGCCCATCAAGCGAACGGTGCGAACATGCAAAAATACAGGTTTTCGATGCATACGAGCAAAGTCAGCCGCCGCCTTACTGACCTTATAACAGTCGAGAATGTCCCTACCGTCACAAGAAAAATACTTAAGTCCAGGTCTCTGACTGAAGTTAGCCGAGATCCAGCCCTTGGGAGTCGGTGTGGATATGCCGATACCATTGTCTTCACAGATAAACACCAGGGGCATAGGCACTTGTTGGTACGCGGCCCAACAAGCCGAATTTATCGCACTCAGGGCACTGGCATGATTGGCCGAAGCATCGCCGAAGTTACACAAGACTACGCTGTCTGTAGGCATGTTCGATGCCAATGACAGTCGCTCTGTTAACGGAATGCTCAAGGCTGCTCCAACGGCTTTAGGAAGGTGAGAGGCAATGGTCGAAGTCTGCGGCGGGATATTAAGGCGTTTGCTGCCAAGCACCTTATGACGGCCACCCGAGGTCGGATCGTCACTGGATGCTGCAAATGACAGCAAGATATCGTATAACAAGGTCTCACCCGGGACCTGTCTACCCCGCTCCAGCATGAAGGCACAGCTGCGGTAATGCAGAAACGCCATATCTGTGGGTTTAAAAGCCAGTCCATAGGCGGCATTTCCCTCATGCCCTGAGCTGCCTATGGTATAGAACCCCTGATTGCGGCCCTTCATTTTCCTCGATTCGAGATCCAATAAGCGGCTCTTAAGCTGAGACTCGAACATGCCGATGAAATCACTGTCGGCTAAACCTAATTTGTGGTGGTCCCAACCTTCGCCGATATCGCTAAACTCCTGCTTTTGTACTCGCTCGAGGAAACGACGATCCAATACCTGGGCTCTATCTTCCATAATACTTACCTATGATGATACCAATTCCAATACTAGAGACAAAAAAGGAGCCTTAGGCTCCTTTTTTGCTACTTATCCAAATGCCTGAATGCCGGTCTGCGCTCGACCTAAGATAAGTGCATGTATGTCGTGAGTGCCCTCATAGGTATTCACCGCCTCCAGATTCATGACATGGCGTATGACATGAAACTCATCTGATATACCATTACCACCGTGCATATCCCGAGACATACGGGCGATATCTAACGCCTTGCCACAGGAATTGCGCTTTATCAGCGAGATAGCCTCTACAGGTAAGGCATCTTGATCCATCAGACGTCCCGCCTGTAAGCAGGTAAATAAGCCTAAGGTGATCTCGGTCTGCATATCCGCTAATTTCTTCTGGATCAACTGATTTGCCGCCAAAGGGCGGTTAAACTGGATCCTGTCCAAGGTGTATTGGCGTGCAGCATGCCAACAGAACTCAGCGGCGCCAAGTGCGCCCCAAGCGATACCGTAACGAGCCTTGTTCAGGCAACCGAAGGGGCCCTTCAACCCCTCGACATTGGGTAATAACGCAGATTCAGGTACCTCGACATTATCCATCACAATTTCGCCTGTGATGGAAGCTCTAAGGGAGAACTTGCCTTCAATCTTAGGCGCACTCAAGCCCTTCATGCCTTTTTCCAGGATGAAGCCACGGATTTTTCCTTCGAGCTTACCCCAGACAATAAACACATCGGCAATGGGTGAGTTAGTGATCCACATCTTGGCACCATTGAGGCGATAGCCGCCATCGATACGCTCGGCGCGAGTCTTCATTCCACCGGGATCTGAGCCAACATCGGGCTCAGTCAAACCGAAACAACCAATCCACTCCCCTTTAGCCAATTTAGGCAAGTACTTGAGCCTCTGCTCTTCACTACCGTAAGCATAGATGGGGTGCATGACTAAGGAGGACTGCACACTCATGGCTGAACGATAGCCACTGTCGACGCGCTCAATCTCACGAGCC
Coding sequences:
- a CDS encoding ACP S-malonyltransferase, coding for MTINMEKQVAANDLADQVINKPRERVVVVAPGRGCYNKDELGYLQRFHSDKQAFIAAIDQYREELKQTGIAKIDGAAKYSFKQHTPGENASALIYACSVCDFMDIDTERFEVVAVTGNSMGWYIAMACAGALDADAAIDVINTMGSMMQDGLIGGQLIYPEVDAQWRRDSEISSLIDRTIETICAEEGCELFTSIYLGGYRVLAGNEAGLKRAEEMLPQVDERYPMRLYNHGAFHSPLLEQVSEKGFASLGEFLFSKPQIPLIDGEGRIWTPYGADCSKLREYTLGEQVTKPYDFSKAVQVAVKEFAPDKIIVLGPGNTLGGPTAQALIDINWFDWTSKGKFSAAQQISPQMLAMGNEEQRSLCKIK
- a CDS encoding dehydrogenase E1 component subunit alpha/beta produces the protein MEDRAQVLDRRFLERVQKQEFSDIGEGWDHHKLGLADSDFIGMFESQLKSRLLDLESRKMKGRNQGFYTIGSSGHEGNAAYGLAFKPTDMAFLHYRSCAFMLERGRQVPGETLLYDILLSFAASSDDPTSGGRHKVLGSKRLNIPPQTSTIASHLPKAVGAALSIPLTERLSLASNMPTDSVVLCNFGDASANHASALSAINSACWAAYQQVPMPLVFICEDNGIGISTPTPKGWISANFSQRPGLKYFSCDGRDILDCYKVSKAAADFARMHRKPVFLHVRTVRLMGHAGSDAEIAYMKKQQIFDNESQDPLLVTAQQLIEAGVMNSEQIVSLYLSLKARIQAISRIVVTKPKLRDVTQAMAAIVPPKRRLEPVAYLDLERRSTLLKADKQSLIKPLHMGKMINLALTELMARYSNIVVCGEDVGKKGGVYHVTSRLVERFSPNRVINTLLDETSILGLAIGMAHNGILPIPEIQFLAYVHNAEDQIRGEAATLPFFSDGQFTNPMVIRIAGLAYQKGFGGHFHNDNSFAVFRDIPGLIIACPSNGHDAVEMLRECVRLAREEQRVVIFLEPIALYMTKDLHNKDDGLWSSRYLPEQETEPLGLGEIAQYGEGRDLCIISYANGYYLSRQAEKLLAATGLKVRVLDIRWLAPLNIEAIIDSAKGCHHILIVDECRKTGSISEALISGFHEALGNECPPLARLTAEDCFIPLADAATLPLPSRDTIVEAALALIGRELNHQLLKEAL
- a CDS encoding acyl-CoA dehydrogenase: MARVHFDWTDPLQFNALLSEEERMIRDSVHDYAQDKLMPRVLMANRNEHFDREIMNELGELGLLGATLPEKYACSNVNYVSYGLVAREIERVDSGYRSAMSVQSSLVMHPIYAYGSEEQRLKYLPKLAKGEWIGCFGLTEPDVGSDPGGMKTRAERIDGGYRLNGAKMWITNSPIADVFIVWGKLEGKIRGFILEKGMKGLSAPKIEGKFSLRASITGEIVMDNVEVPESALLPNVEGLKGPFGCLNKARYGIAWGALGAAEFCWHAARQYTLDRIQFNRPLAANQLIQKKLADMQTEITLGLFTCLQAGRLMDQDALPVEAISLIKRNSCGKALDIARMSRDMHGGNGISDEFHVIRHVMNLEAVNTYEGTHDIHALILGRAQTGIQAFG